GTTCATTCGTCATTTCTTTCCACTTCAAAATGATGGTAACAACTGCAATACGATTTAACGATTACCTGCACGAATAGCCAATAAAGCCACCCCCAAGCAGATTTTCATTAAAAGAAGACATTCTAAGCCTTGTTCGCCTTAAGCGGGACACTTCTCAACCCAGTCAGGACGCATGTCAAATCCGCCAGATCACTTTCTCCGGACAAACTAGGCATTTTTTAGATATATTTCCTGTTCTCAAATACAGCACAAGCCTGCGCTCTAGTTCTCTTAACTTTCCACTTGACAGATACGGACTTCCGACTGTTTCTCTTTTACCAACAACAGTCAATTTTAAGAACCACTCATCTGCAATAGGCTGACTAACATATAGACATGAACCACactacggtgcagttgcgcaaccggctgcgctcgaagcgttgtGCCATAAATagtggttagaatcgaggtggggccaTCACGAACTACAGCGAAGAATGATGCCAAAATCGCTACGGTCCACCGCAGCACAACCGCATCATATATCATCACCGTACCGTTGGCTGAATCGAAgttctatttgattttttccttagCTTATTTCTTTGTGAAATTGTTTTACCACTGTACTTCTTTAGAACTATTTGACGCCGCATGTTGTAAAAGTTTTAGCCACCTTATGGCCCTGAGTAACTGTTTTCAACTAAATCAcgtccacaacggtttacaaTGGACAGCGGAGGGACGTCCTCTGGCAGGCCGTCCCAGGCTGTGAAGGATCACGGGATTctccactgctaagattcgcCACCGTCTCACCAAAATGTCGTAAAGTGGCTCCCTTATCCATAAATAGGTTGGGCGACTatctgtggtgaaagctaagctcgccatgGCAGGGCTACTTTTGGGAAAATGATTTCTCGCCAATCTAGCATGCATACTACTTCAGTACCTTGCACTTTGGCCCTTCCCGTCTCAAGaagtcggacggtatggcgacggTGAGATGCGATCAACTCTCAGCTTTCTCAGGACGCTGACCTACATGCTCTCCCGGATAGAaagttccgtcgcgaaatgtaggcagTGTTGCTTTTGTTGTGTATCTATCTGACGTCCGTCTTGTCGAtactcacgagatcctgtcatctCGTCTTGCCGTTCTTTGCCTCCGCCTTCTGCGCCAAAAACGCACTAGCATCAttaactgctactcaccaacatcagcagcctACGAACTCGAATTCGACGCGTTTCatgaggagctggaggaagtgatccgcaacgagaagtcttCTACAAATTAGTTGTtagagacttcaacgcaaaactatgAAAAGCCACGGAAGAGGAATGCAaaatcggaagatttggactggAGGAcgggaatgaaaatggcaatcgtctcgccaggctgttgtccgccgctcgccccTTTCATGgtaactctcttttcatgaaaaatgatCATCGTCgatggacatgggaatcgcctaatggcgcgactcgtgcggatcTCGACCACATAATCACCAACCGGACGAAGGAGGAGAGAAGTTGTATAAACGATTGCATACTCGAGGagtccttgtcccaaggtgactggcacatcgatgAGGACTCAAACGTTAACTACGAGCTCCTGCGCAGAGGAGCGATGTACTGTGCTGAATTTGCTTCGAAGTAGTGAATGAAAAACTTGAATCGAATTTTGAAGACTACCATTGAATTGTTGGAAAAGAGATGGACTCTGAAGTTTGATCCAGTTGCGTCGCACATTGGGCGGTTAGTAGGAAACAATGGCTGCAGAAAGGCGTTGCAGAAAGACCTATCGAAGTACAGGCAGGAGGCAACAAAGAAGGACAAGTCTAAAGTGCCGCAGGAAgtagccttgctgagcgaagacgggacgcGCACCTCTTCTTGTCGTGAGATAGAAATTATTAGAAGAGGTTCTTCTCAGAACTTTTTTCGTCCATCAACTCCTGCATCAaacccgatcatccccactggtgaagcttcACAATGGATTCCCCCTTCTGAAGTACGAGTCGCCATCAAagcctggcacagcccccggacctgattttgtgtcagcagactttcttcgggctggtggcaaTCTAATTCATGAAATCTTAGTGGCACACATTACGTCCTATCTTCAGAAGGAAAGTTCCCAAACCAATGGAAGACTTCGCGAAGACCTCGAAGACCGTTCTTACCCAATAAGAAAGATGACCGAGATGACCCTCGAAACTACCGTCCAATATGTTTGCTGAGCAccacattagccaattgctacgatcgacgTACCACCACGACACAGTCTTTGGACCGCCCCCTCACCGTATTCATTGGAAGGAGAgcacgacaaggcgatactataccGCCGAAACTGTTCACGGcagtggataatgaaatcacttgctTGTGAAGAAAGAGGCATACGTGATGACAGAAGGTGCCTTTCGAACCTTCATTTTGTGGGCGACATCGTCTCCTTTTTGagaagtaccaatgaagcagaaaggatgctcaaggaattgaacgaagcgCGGAGGAGAACAGAAACAAAGAGAAGGCACAGAAAGAAGGCATCCGTCGGCGAAGCTACGTACCAAGTTACGGACCAAGAGTTCCATATCTATCTGTTTAACTCAAcggttcttccagcgctctatTACGTAGCGGAGAAGTGGGCAGACATTGCTGTCACATCCAGGAAGCTACTAACTATCCACAGGGCCGTTGAGAGACGTTTTTTTAAGGTCAAGcggcgcacacaacatctAGCCGGTCTTCTCAGCTCCTCCTATTATTAAGAGCAGTCTCCCGTCTTCGCTATCCCGTGGaatatatatatcgaaagcaaagcatagttAGGCCGATCACATTATGGGAAGAATCGGccatagatggactaaaagaacgccaGAGTGGATTCAAACAGATGCCATCGAGGAAGGTGCCAACGAAATGGGGTGATTTGTTCGCTCCACGGATGAACCAGGTGAGAACTCGACTGGATACGACTCAAGGACTTCGTCAACTCACGAAACTTTAGAGCATCATGGATGGCAGTGGCTAGGGAACGAGTGAAAAGGATGCCAGTGGCTGCACCTCCATCGCGAAGACGAGCAATCTAAGTATTTAAGTAAATCGTGTCCTCGTTATGCCACAAAAGGCAGTGGCGATGTTAGTTTCGAATGAGATTGTCTTCAACTTCACTCCTAAAAGCGCTTCTAGACGCTCTCAGATTCCTCATTCTCGTCCGGCCGAGACCACCCTGTTCAAAACTTCTCTTTAGGAGCTCTCATTCGATAAAAGTACAAGTTGTAGGAAGGGGTAGATGTCCTCACATTCATTTGCAATTATCTCGGAGTCATCAACgtaaggaaaggaaaaaagaaagaagataagTTCTGGTCACAAAAGAACATCTAGGTGCATGGTTTCCAACGGttattttctgtgatttcccagttttttagaagttttttgtttttaactgATTTATTATCTTTGAATAATATCACATGCAACATGGGCATGGAAAAAGGTTTCtatcttttgaaaacaagaaacaaattcaGGCGTTAGTTACAAATCGCACTTTTTGCGCATTCTT
This window of the Necator americanus strain Aroian chromosome III, whole genome shotgun sequence genome carries:
- a CDS encoding hypothetical protein (NECATOR_CHRIII.G10044.T1), coding for MKNDHRRWTWESPNGATRADLDHIITNRTKEERSCINDCILEESLSQGDWHIDEDSNVNYELLRRGAMYCAEFASK